A genome region from Bacillota bacterium includes the following:
- a CDS encoding peroxiredoxin: MQQQETVYCCKAKVGKPAPDFTMFTTADMDKLQSKVSLSDYRGKWLVLFFYPLDFTFVCPTEITALSDRYEEFVALGADVLGVSVDSVYSHRAWINTPREKNGIAGLKFPLASDITKQVSRDYGVLVEEEGVSLRGLFIIDPDGILQYAVIHNMNVGRSVDETLRVLEALQTGGLCPADWKPGQKTLTPGG; the protein is encoded by the coding sequence CTGCCCCTGATTTCACCATGTTCACCACTGCCGATATGGACAAGCTCCAGTCGAAGGTTTCACTCTCGGACTATCGCGGCAAATGGCTGGTACTGTTCTTCTACCCGCTGGACTTCACCTTTGTGTGCCCTACCGAAATCACCGCGCTCTCCGACCGTTACGAAGAGTTCGTGGCGCTGGGGGCGGATGTGCTGGGGGTGTCCGTCGACTCCGTTTATTCGCATCGGGCGTGGATTAACACCCCGCGCGAGAAGAACGGCATCGCCGGCTTGAAGTTTCCGCTGGCTTCGGACATCACGAAGCAGGTCTCGCGTGACTACGGCGTGCTTGTCGAAGAAGAAGGGGTTTCGCTCCGCGGACTGTTTATCATTGACCCTGACGGCATCCTGCAGTACGCGGTCATCCACAACATGAACGTCGGGCGCAGTGTCGACGAGACCTTGCGGGTGCTGGAGGCATTGCAGACCGGCGGTCTTTGCCCCGCGGATTGGAAGCCCGGGCAGAAGACCCTGACACCCGGAGGCTAG
- a CDS encoding redoxin domain-containing protein, with amino-acid sequence MRIGTPMPDLKGVTGWLNGEPDWEALQGNPVLVHFWSVSCHLCHENMPKVNQWRDLYAPVGLKVIAIHMPRAEWETDVETVRQKALELGIAQPCGIDNLHRVAEAFENQWVPAYYLFDRDGNLRGRTAGYAGLTMLENALKRLFETQ; translated from the coding sequence CTGCGCATCGGCACGCCAATGCCTGACCTGAAGGGCGTCACCGGCTGGCTGAACGGAGAACCCGACTGGGAGGCTCTGCAGGGTAATCCTGTGCTCGTGCATTTCTGGTCGGTGAGCTGCCATCTCTGCCACGAGAACATGCCGAAGGTCAACCAGTGGCGCGACCTTTACGCACCCGTCGGGCTGAAGGTCATCGCCATCCACATGCCCCGTGCAGAATGGGAGACGGATGTGGAGACCGTTCGGCAAAAGGCTTTGGAGCTGGGTATCGCCCAGCCCTGCGGCATCGACAACCTGCACCGGGTAGCAGAGGCATTTGAAAACCAGTGGGTACCCGCCTACTATCTGTTCGACCGGGACGGCAATCTGCGCGGGCGAACCGCAGGCTACGCCGGTTTGACGATGCTGGAAAATGCGCTGAAACGTCTTTTCGAGACCCAGTGA
- the hemW gene encoding radical SAM family heme chaperone HemW has translation MNPKQVSIYVHIPFCARRCPYCDFNTYAWRGGIVRDTLQAICSHIESTHAGDVVVPTIFFGGGTPSFPEPEGIIRILDTIRSRFNVLPDAEISLEANPGTTDRARYAVLRQAGFNRLSLGVQAFDDQLLRTLGRIHTAGEAIGSFESARQAGFENINIDLMFALPGQTMQQWQRTLRMAISLQPQHISCYSLTIEPNTPFYTLHRRGRLNLPDEETDLRMYLYAIRALTRAGYEHYEISNFARPGYRCRHNIVYWLNEEYLGFGPGAVSYRQGVRWKCLSNPRRYLQAVREGLPLVEEEERLDASASLGETIMLMLRLRDGVDVRVVEERYGVDLAQRYAHQIKRLRRLRLLEVTPERWRITPKGLAIANTICAEFL, from the coding sequence ATGAACCCCAAACAGGTGTCCATATACGTGCATATACCCTTCTGCGCCCGGCGGTGCCCTTACTGCGATTTCAACACCTATGCCTGGCGCGGTGGCATTGTGCGCGACACCCTGCAGGCGATATGCTCTCACATTGAAAGCACCCATGCAGGGGATGTCGTGGTACCAACTATCTTTTTCGGCGGGGGCACGCCCTCTTTTCCCGAACCCGAAGGCATTATCCGTATTCTGGACACGATCCGCTCGCGGTTCAACGTACTACCCGATGCGGAAATCAGCCTTGAAGCGAACCCCGGGACGACCGACCGTGCCCGCTATGCCGTGCTGCGGCAGGCAGGGTTCAATCGGCTCAGCCTGGGCGTGCAGGCGTTTGACGACCAGCTGCTGCGCACGCTTGGGCGCATCCATACCGCCGGCGAGGCGATAGGCTCCTTTGAATCTGCCCGACAGGCGGGTTTTGAGAACATCAACATCGACCTGATGTTCGCCCTGCCCGGTCAGACCATGCAGCAGTGGCAACGCACCCTGCGCATGGCAATCAGTCTCCAGCCGCAACACATCTCCTGCTATTCACTGACCATCGAGCCGAATACGCCCTTCTATACCCTGCACCGACGCGGAAGGCTCAACCTGCCCGACGAGGAAACCGACCTGCGCATGTACCTGTACGCCATCCGCGCCCTGACCCGCGCAGGCTACGAACACTACGAAATCTCCAACTTCGCCAGACCGGGCTACCGCTGCAGGCACAATATCGTGTACTGGCTGAACGAGGAATATCTCGGTTTTGGTCCAGGTGCGGTGTCGTACCGGCAGGGCGTGCGCTGGAAATGTCTGAGCAACCCGCGCCGCTACTTACAGGCGGTACGGGAGGGGCTGCCACTGGTGGAGGAGGAGGAACGTCTGGACGCCAGTGCCTCTCTGGGCGAGACCATCATGCTGATGCTTCGCCTGCGTGACGGGGTAGACGTCAGAGTAGTGGAAGAACGATATGGTGTGGACCTGGCGCAGCGCTACGCACACCAGATAAAGCGACTACGGCGACTGCGTCTGCTGGAGGTCACCCCCGAACGCTGGCGTATTACTCCCAAAGGATTGGCAATAGCGAACACTATCTGTGCGGAGTTTCTGTGA
- a CDS encoding methyltransferase, translating into MSAECVRLQEGHAHFEVPPDLFFNPRARLARDFGVLALRAEADLQERRLHVVDLMAGVGTRGIRYALEAPVERIVLNDGNPAAVEAIRQNLSLNAIPADVHVEVTCEQVHRLCYAMRLRDERWDWVDLDAFGSPSVYWHAASLVPRWDGVLYLTATDMAALCGKLREPAVRHYGAVTRPWECADEIGARVLIGALQQSAGERGLYYDPLFVLDEGYAMRIAVRLRYGSSQFPIQHIGWLAKCMNCFSQTTLPLHVTVGRCRVCDSEDVQWAGPLWTGTLYDREFLHLMSVEARKAGHQAVLRLLRLMADEADSPAGYYAAPELGKRTRLGHLPPVDALVQRLRQEGYVASRTHFETAGFKTSAPYPAIQRIAQQLQ; encoded by the coding sequence ATGAGCGCAGAGTGCGTTCGATTACAGGAAGGACACGCTCACTTCGAGGTGCCTCCGGACCTCTTCTTCAACCCCCGTGCTCGCCTAGCCCGGGATTTCGGCGTGCTTGCGCTGCGTGCGGAGGCAGACCTGCAGGAACGACGTCTGCATGTCGTGGACCTCATGGCGGGCGTCGGCACGCGAGGCATCCGCTATGCGCTGGAGGCACCGGTAGAACGCATTGTGCTAAACGACGGAAACCCCGCAGCGGTGGAGGCGATACGCCAGAACCTGAGTCTGAATGCCATCCCCGCCGACGTGCACGTAGAGGTCACGTGCGAACAGGTTCATCGGCTGTGCTACGCCATGCGTCTGCGGGATGAGCGATGGGACTGGGTGGACCTGGACGCTTTCGGCAGTCCTTCCGTCTACTGGCACGCGGCGTCGCTGGTACCTCGCTGGGACGGCGTGCTGTATCTGACTGCAACAGACATGGCGGCGTTGTGCGGCAAGTTACGCGAGCCGGCCGTTCGCCACTACGGGGCGGTGACGCGCCCATGGGAGTGCGCCGATGAAATCGGGGCGCGCGTGCTTATCGGTGCGCTTCAGCAAAGCGCGGGCGAACGCGGGCTATATTACGACCCGCTGTTTGTGCTGGATGAGGGCTACGCGATGCGCATTGCCGTGCGGTTGCGTTACGGTTCCTCGCAATTCCCTATCCAGCACATTGGCTGGCTGGCGAAGTGCATGAACTGCTTCAGTCAGACTACCCTGCCCCTTCACGTCACGGTAGGCAGATGCCGTGTGTGTGATAGCGAAGACGTGCAATGGGCGGGACCGCTGTGGACAGGGACACTCTACGACCGCGAGTTCCTGCATCTGATGAGCGTGGAAGCACGCAAAGCAGGGCATCAGGCAGTCCTGCGCTTGCTGAGGCTGATGGCTGACGAAGCCGACTCGCCGGCGGGTTATTATGCTGCACCGGAGCTGGGCAAGCGCACTCGTCTCGGTCACCTGCCGCCGGTGGACGCGCTCGTGCAGAGGCTGCGCCAGGAGGGCTACGTGGCGTCGCGCACGCATTTTGAAACAGCAGGTTTCAAGACCAGCGCTCCCTACCCCGCGATTCAGCGCATCGCACAGCAGCTGCAATAG